CTAAAAAATTTAGCATCTTCTACCTCAACACCATCCGGCTTGAGTGTGCCGCCAATAATGTCTTTTGTCTTATATACAATTGTCACAGAGTAGTATTCATCTTTATTTTCTAGTCTCACATAAGTTTGTTGACCAGAAATGACCGCCACTAATTCAAGAAGCCCTATCTCTATTCCTGTTTCTTCCAAAACCTCCCTTTGCCCTGCTTCTTCTGCCGATTCTCCAAGTTCTATAAAT
This window of the Sporosarcina pasteurii genome carries:
- a CDS encoding NUDIX hydrolase; the encoded protein is MGYVEELRSIVGHRPLILCGSGVAVFNGEGEILLVKKFDGKWGIPGGFIELGESAEEAGQREVLEETGIEIGLLELVAVISGQQTYVRLENKDEYYSVTIVYKTKDIIGGTLKPDGVEVEDAKFFSIDRLPGNMNPLFLSMAQQNMLKTREVNTKKAD